One region of Faecalibacter bovis genomic DNA includes:
- the serC gene encoding 3-phosphoserine/phosphohydroxythreonine transaminase, which yields MKVHNFSAGPCILPQVVFDKMAEACLNFNNSGTSILEISHRRKDAVEVIDNARALVKELMNVPATHDVLFMQGGASLQFPTVAYNLLTEGGKAAYLDSGKWAANAIKEAKRFGEINVVASSKEDNYNYVPKGYDIPTDVDYFHCTSNNTIFGTQMKEFPTTNAPLVCDMSSDILSKHVDVSKFGVIYAGAQKNMGPAGSAVAIVQKDLLGKTGRNIPDYLNYETHIKKESSFNTWPVIAIYGVMLNLQWLKEQGGVEAIAKVNTAKAEAMYAEIDRNGLFTGTANIEDRSQMNATFVLNNENIKAEFDAMLKEAGVVSLAGHRDVGGYRASMYNALPLESVQVLVEVMKQFEQKFG from the coding sequence ATGAAAGTTCATAATTTTAGTGCTGGTCCATGTATCTTACCACAAGTGGTTTTTGATAAAATGGCAGAAGCATGTTTAAATTTTAATAACTCAGGAACATCTATCTTAGAAATTTCTCACCGTCGTAAAGATGCGGTAGAAGTTATAGATAATGCTCGTGCTTTAGTTAAAGAATTAATGAATGTTCCAGCAACGCACGATGTTTTATTTATGCAAGGAGGTGCTTCGTTACAGTTCCCTACAGTTGCTTACAATTTATTAACTGAAGGTGGAAAAGCTGCTTATTTAGATTCTGGTAAATGGGCTGCTAATGCAATTAAAGAAGCAAAGCGTTTCGGAGAAATCAATGTTGTAGCCTCATCAAAAGAAGATAATTACAATTACGTACCAAAAGGGTATGATATTCCTACAGATGTAGATTATTTCCACTGTACATCAAATAATACAATTTTCGGAACTCAAATGAAAGAGTTTCCAACGACAAACGCTCCGTTAGTTTGCGATATGTCATCAGATATTTTATCAAAGCATGTTGATGTTTCAAAATTTGGAGTGATTTACGCTGGAGCTCAGAAAAACATGGGACCTGCAGGTTCTGCAGTAGCAATCGTTCAAAAAGATTTATTAGGTAAAACAGGTCGTAATATTCCAGATTATTTAAATTACGAAACTCATATTAAGAAAGAATCTTCTTTTAATACTTGGCCAGTAATTGCGATTTACGGTGTAATGTTAAACTTACAATGGTTAAAAGAGCAAGGTGGAGTAGAAGCTATTGCAAAAGTAAATACTGCAAAAGCTGAAGCAATGTACGCTGAAATTGATCGTAATGGATTATTTACAGGAACTGCTAATATCGAAGATCGTTCGCAAATGAATGCAACTTTCGTTTTAAATAATGAAAATATTAAAGCAGAATTTGATGCAATGTTAAAAGAAGCTGGTGTAGTTTCTTTAGCTGGTCACCGTGATGTTGGTGGTTACCGTGCATCTATGTATAATGCTTTACCATTAGAATCGGTTCAGGTTTTAGTGGAAGTAATGAAGCAATTTGAACAAAAATTCGGATAA
- a CDS encoding D-2-hydroxyacid dehydrogenase, with translation MKILANDGISKAGQEALEAKGFEVITTHVAQEQLANYINDKQVEVLLVRSATKVRQDLIDATNLKMIGRGGVGMDNIDVEYAREKGIQVINTPASSSQSVAEFVFAHIFSIVRNLHNANRNMPLEGDTNFNGLKKAYAKAYELRGKTMGVIGFGRIGVEVIRVAIGLGMNVVVYDKFPATREIELDFFDGQTVKFTLTSTDFDEVITKADFITLHVPAQDGYIIGAKELAKMKDGVVIVNTARGGVIDELALTEAIESGKVLGAGLDVFEKEPQPEMGLLMNESLSLSPHIAGSTEEAQSRIGTELASQIAKFYGV, from the coding sequence ATGAAAATATTAGCAAATGACGGAATCTCTAAAGCTGGACAAGAAGCTTTAGAAGCAAAAGGTTTCGAAGTAATAACTACACACGTAGCTCAAGAACAATTAGCAAATTATATTAACGATAAACAAGTTGAAGTTTTATTAGTTCGTTCAGCAACAAAAGTTCGTCAAGATTTAATTGATGCGACGAATTTAAAAATGATTGGTCGTGGTGGAGTTGGAATGGATAACATCGATGTAGAATATGCTCGTGAAAAAGGAATTCAAGTAATTAATACGCCAGCCTCTTCATCTCAGTCGGTTGCAGAATTTGTATTTGCTCACATTTTTTCTATCGTAAGAAATTTACACAACGCAAATCGTAACATGCCATTAGAAGGAGATACAAACTTCAATGGTTTAAAGAAAGCTTATGCTAAAGCTTACGAATTACGTGGGAAAACTATGGGAGTTATTGGTTTTGGACGTATCGGAGTTGAGGTTATTCGTGTTGCAATTGGATTAGGAATGAACGTTGTAGTTTATGATAAATTTCCAGCAACTCGCGAAATTGAATTAGATTTCTTTGACGGTCAAACAGTTAAATTTACTTTAACTTCAACTGATTTTGATGAAGTAATTACGAAAGCAGATTTTATTACACTTCACGTTCCTGCGCAAGATGGTTACATCATTGGAGCTAAAGAATTAGCTAAAATGAAAGATGGTGTTGTCATTGTAAATACTGCTCGTGGTGGTGTTATTGACGAATTAGCATTAACAGAAGCAATTGAATCAGGTAAAGTCTTAGGAGCAGGTTTAGATGTTTTTGAAAAAGAGCCTCAACCAGAAATGGGATTATTAATGAATGAAAGTTTATCTTTGTCTCCACATATCGCTGGTTCTACTGAAGAAGCTCAAAGTAGAATCGGAACTGAATTAGCATCGCAAATTGCGAAGTTTTACGGAGTATAA
- a CDS encoding aminotransferase class I/II-fold pyridoxal phosphate-dependent enzyme yields the protein MDIFERLKQNPGPLGQFADYGEGYYVFPQLKGEIGPVMEFQGKKVITWSINNYLGLANHPEVRKADADAAAEYGMAYPMGARAMSGQTDFHAQLEQELADFVQKESSYLMNFGYQGMVSTIDALVSKNDVIVYDAECHACIVDGVRLHFGKRFIYQHNNIESFEKTIIRARKLADKQGGGVLVITEGVFGMTGKQGILKEIAAYKDEYNFRLLVDDAHGFGTLGKTGAGAGEEQGCQDKIDIYFSTFAKSMAGFGAFIAGDKDIIRILKYNLRSQIFAKSLTMPMVIGGLKRLELLRNSSELKDKLWHNVNKIQNGLKERGFDIGGSDTCVTPIVLNGSPIEATVLAKEMREEYGIFVSVVVYPVIPKGMIIFRIIPTAVHEDEHIEYTLNSFAEIRGKLEDGYYKRKAEELNVDFVQY from the coding sequence ATGGATATTTTTGAAAGATTAAAACAAAATCCAGGTCCATTAGGACAATTCGCTGATTACGGTGAAGGTTACTACGTTTTCCCACAATTAAAAGGTGAAATCGGACCAGTAATGGAATTCCAAGGAAAAAAAGTTATTACTTGGTCTATCAATAACTACTTAGGTTTAGCAAATCACCCAGAAGTACGTAAAGCTGATGCTGACGCTGCTGCTGAATACGGTATGGCATATCCAATGGGTGCTCGTGCAATGTCAGGTCAAACTGATTTCCACGCTCAATTAGAACAAGAATTAGCTGATTTCGTTCAGAAAGAATCTTCATATTTAATGAATTTCGGTTACCAAGGTATGGTATCGACAATTGATGCTTTAGTATCTAAAAATGATGTTATCGTTTATGATGCAGAGTGTCACGCTTGTATTGTAGACGGTGTTCGTTTACACTTTGGTAAACGTTTTATTTACCAACACAACAACATCGAAAGTTTTGAAAAAACTATTATCCGTGCTCGCAAATTAGCAGACAAGCAAGGTGGTGGTGTTTTAGTTATTACTGAAGGTGTTTTTGGTATGACTGGAAAACAAGGAATTTTAAAAGAAATCGCTGCTTACAAAGACGAATACAACTTCCGTTTATTAGTAGATGATGCACACGGTTTTGGTACTTTAGGTAAAACTGGAGCTGGAGCTGGAGAAGAGCAAGGATGTCAAGATAAAATTGATATTTATTTCTCAACTTTCGCAAAATCTATGGCTGGTTTCGGGGCTTTTATTGCTGGTGATAAAGATATTATCCGTATTTTAAAATATAACTTACGTTCTCAAATCTTCGCAAAATCTTTAACTATGCCAATGGTTATTGGAGGATTAAAGCGTTTAGAGTTATTAAGAAATTCATCTGAATTAAAAGATAAATTATGGCACAATGTAAATAAAATCCAAAACGGTTTAAAAGAACGTGGATTTGATATCGGTGGTTCTGATACTTGTGTTACACCAATCGTATTAAACGGTTCTCCAATCGAGGCTACTGTTTTAGCGAAAGAAATGCGTGAAGAATACGGAATTTTCGTATCTGTTGTGGTTTACCCAGTTATTCCTAAAGGAATGATTATTTTCCGTATTATCCCAACAGCTGTACACGAAGATGAGCACATTGAGTACACGTTAAATTCATTTGCTGAAATTCGTGGAAAATTAGAAGATGGATACTACAAAAGAAAAGCAGAAGAATTAAATGTTGATTTCGTTCAATATTAA